The segment GAACGATGGAACAATGATTGGATTTGATAAGATAACACCTGAAAACAAGTTCGTTGTATTTCCGTTTTCTGTGATTGTAAATCCTGCATACACGCCTGCATTTAACCCGTTAATGACTGCCTGCCCAGCGCCGTTCGCAACAATAGTAACGGGGCCAACTGCATTACCATCATCGGTATAAGTAATATCATAACTTGTACCGGGTGTTAATCCATTGATCGTTACCGATCCGTCGGTACCGTTACAGGTAGTAGGATTGGAACTTGAAATGGTAGGTGCAAAAAAGGCGTGATCACTTGCAGTACCAATTTGGTCATCGGTAAGATTCCAATTATGCAACAAAGGGAAATCACCAAGTGTAAACACAGCCGGGTTGGCATTGTCAAATACTTTTCCGGAAATGCCGATTCCGTTATAATCGGTTTGATTATAGTTTATACTTCTTGCGGAAGCAAATGTTCCGAACGATTGTGCATGTGAGAAGTAAGAAAGCACCAGGAACAATAACGTTCCTGCAAAGGAAATTGGATTTTTTGGGTTCATTTTTTAGCTGTTAGTTCAGGTTAATACGGAGAATTAACGCATAAACATAACACATTCAATATTATTTTTAAAGAGATACAGTATTTTTCCTTAAAAATTGTGTGTTTATACTTACGGTGTCGGGAACACGAAAATGCGTACTACTCATGCTCAAAAAACGTAAAACAGTTTTGCTGTAATTACTTTCTTGTATTGCTGATTTCACAGTTAACTAACCTATGTGCACACTGGTATCTACGTACTGCGCAGATAATTCAAAAAATGAAAAAGGGAATGTTTCAAAAAACCTTTAGTTATAATAAGGGCTTATCATTAAAAACACAATCACACCCGTAACAGCAACATAAAGCCACAACGGCCATGTGATGCGTGCAAGTTTTTTGTGTTTATGAAACTCTGCAGTAAGGCCTCTGTAAGCTGTAAATAAAATAAAAGGAAGGATCAATCCCGCAAGGACGATATGAGTAATGAGAATAAAGTAATAGACAATTTTAATAAGGCCTGATCCGCCATAACTTGTTTCTCCTGTAAATAAATGATGACAGATATAAGACACGAGAAACATCACCGAAAAACCAATTGCCCAAAGCATCAGCTTTTTGTGTGTGCGGTAACGCTTGTCTTTCACTGCGAACAATGCGCCCAGCAACAGCAACGCAACAAACGTATTGATCAATGCATTGAGTCTTGCAAAAATGTGCTTATCAAATCCGAGATTTACTTTCAGCTCTACACGACTTAGAAAAGCTACTGCTACAAACACGATAATACTTACCGCAAAAATCAGGATGTAAGCAAGCTTATCATTCTTCTCAATTGCCGGGGGTAATTTCCCACGTCTGTGTTCTCTACTGTACGACATAGTTGTTTATTCTTATAGCTTTATTTACGGAACAGGTTTCGCTTTTTCTTCTTGTCTTTCTCTAGAAACAATAACCCGATATCTCTCGCCATCTTCGCCATTGCAATTGAATCGGTTCCATCGTACCAGCCACGTATTACACGATCTCTATCAAGCAGGTAAAATTTATTGGTATGAAGAAAAGCAGTATCAACTTCGCCTCCATCAATTGTTGCTGCTTTAAATTCATCATAAGCAAGTTTGTAAATGGTTTGTTTATCGCCTGTTAAGAACCACCAGTTGTTATGCCTCACCTTATACTTATCAGCATATCGTTTCAGTGCTTCCACGCTATCTCTTGCCGGATCAACTGTTAACGAAATAAAATGCACCAGCGAATCTGTTTTCAGAAATGCATCCTGCATCTTCTTCATATTACGTGTAAGCGTGGGACATGGATTTGGGCAACGGGTAAAAAAATAATCCACTACCAGCACTTTTCCTTTCAACGAATCAACACTTACGACTTTCCCTAATTGATTCGTGAAGCTGAAGTTTTCTACTTTATGCCACACGGTATCCTTCACCAGTTTCCCCTTCACTGTTTTTTCTGTTACTGAATCAAAAAAATAGTGGCGGGGCATATCTACAACACCTTCGCTCTGGTACTTTACAATAAGATAAGCTGTAACAGGGATACCAACTGCCAGTAATAAACCGAGAATTCCTTTTTTACTCATACACTTTTCATTCGCTGCTAAAAAAATCGTCCCGATACTCCATGAAGGAAAACCGGGACGAATATGAATCAGACAAGATAATTATTTCAATCCACCTTCATGAGCGCCACCATGTGCCGGCTCCACCTTCTGTTCGTATTTAACCGGATCTTTAGGGCGATATTCATTACGAAGATTTTTCCATGAATCACCATCCCACAAAAAAGCAATGATGAACCAGATGAATAATGCCAACGGTACAACAATGGTCATGATCATATTACGGATCTCATCACCAAGGTGCATAAAAATAGAAACGATATAAAATGCCTTAGCCAGGGAAAGAATTACAATCACTCCTTTGACAGCAATATCTAATCCTGCACTGAAATCAGTTCCGTATAATAAATAGCCGAGTGCAAGTTCAACGATGGTAATACCAGATAGAATCCAGGTTGTTCTCCAGATCCTTTTTTTCGAATCATCGCCCGGTGCATCATGTGGTATTGTTACTTCCCCGCCAAATGTTTGATGTTCCATATATAAATTATTTCTGAGTAATAGTTATTGAATAGGGTTAAACAAGATAGAAGAATAAGAATACGAATACCCACACCAGATCTACAAAGTGCCAGTATAGACCGATCTTCTCGATCATGAGGTAATGACCTCTTCTTTCAAACACACCACGCCAAGCCATGATGGTTACAATAATATTGATTACCACACCTGAAAATACGTGGAAACCGTGGAAACCTGTAATGGTAAAAAAGAAGTTGGCAAAATTGCTTGAAGCAACAGTACCGTCTGCATTAGGGAAAGGATTGCGACCCCACCAAGCACCTTCATGGTGTAAGTGATTCCACTCCCATGCCTGGCAACTTAAGAACGCTAAACCACCAATGATTGTCCAGATCATCCATTTTACTACACCTTTCTTATTCCCATGATGACCTTCGTGAACAGCCAACACCATTGTAACCGAACTTACAATGAGGATAAATGTCATTAAACTCACAAACACCAACGGCAATCCATTACCTAAAAAAGGGAACGACTGAAACACAAAGTTTGGATCGGGCCATGAAATACTGGATACACGTACTGTACCGTACGCAATCAAAAATGCGCCGAATGTAAACGCATCGCTCATTAAGAAATACCACATCATCAACTTGCCATACTCCACATTGAAGGGGCTTTTACCGCCACTCCACCATTTTGTGTTTGCTGCTACTGTTTGTGCCATTTATCTGTTTTTAATTGTTCTCAAAAATTTTACTCTCAGGATACCAGTAAGAAAAATGCAAACAGGTAGATCCATAAGAGATCAACAAAGTGCCAATACAAACCGGCTGTTTCCACGGGCGCTGTGCTGTAGAATTTAGTTTTGGTATTATAGGCACGTAAAAATAAAACCACCAGTGCTATGATACCGCCAACTACATGCAAAGCATGTACACCGGTAATAATATAAAAGAACGATCCCGCTACACTATCCTTAAATGTTATTTTGCTTGCCCATAGTTCAGAAAACCCAATGAACTGTGTTGCAACAAAAGCTAAACCTAATACTGCTGTTACTGAGATCAGCAAACGGTATCTCGCCATTTCCCTTGCAGCCATTGCTTTTTGTGCAAGGAAAATACTGATACTGCTCAGCACGATCAACGCAGTTGATAAATAAAAGATCTTCGGCACTTGCACTGCTTCCCAACCTGCCTGGTTACTCTTTACAATATATGCGCTGGTGAACCCGGCAAACATCATTGTAATACTTCCAATAGCAATCCACAATGTAAATTTATGTGGATGCATTTTTTGTGTTCGTTCGCTACTCATAACCTTCTCCATCTTTCAAACGCTTTTATGATTACTGCCGAAACAGTTTCTTTTTCTTTATTACTGTGCAATTTTATCGGCCAGTAATGCAAGCAATACAATTGGTAAATAAATGTAACTGCTGAACATTACTCTTCTTGCATTCTTTACATCCATGTTGAAATATAACCGTACACACTGTATAACCATAAACAGGTTAGCAGCAACGAGTATCCACATGCTTACTACACCACTCATGTTAAAGAAAAACGGTAACATGCCCACAGGTATCATCAACAAAGAGTAAATCACTGTTTGAATGGCTGTAAATTTAGTTGGTCCTTGTTGCGAAGGCAGCAATTTGAATCCTGCTTTACTATAGTCTGTATGTGCCACCCATGCTATAGCCCAGAAGTGAGGAAATTGCCAAAGAAACTGGATGGCAAATAATATCCATCCACCTGTCCATGAAAAATTCTCTCCATCGTAAGCTGCTGCCCAGCCAATAAGGCAAGGCAATGCGCCGGGTATTGCTCCTACGAGTACAGCAATGGAATTTACTTTTTTCAACGGCGTGTAAACAAAGCCGTAAATAAATAAACTCAGCAATGCTAACCCTGCAGCATACCAACTGAAATACAACCACAAAATCAAAGAACCAATTATTGCAGCAATAAAAGCAAATGCTGTTGCCTCCTGCACACTCATTCTTCCACTTGCAACAGGTCTGTTACCTGTTCGCTTCATTACTGCATCTGTATCTTTTTCCGTTATCTGGTTTATTGCATTGGCGCTGCCTGTTACCAACATACCGCCTAGCAATAACAACAGAATACTTGCAAAATCATATTCCACCACATTGGGCGCAAGCATGTAAGCGATCACACTGCTGAACACCACTGTAAAACTGAGCGTAAACTTGATGAGCTGTTTGTAATCCTCGATCTTGCCCATCACTCCCGACTTCACCTGTTTCTTATCTTCCGGTTGACTGCTCAATTTGTTTTATCATAATGACACATTTGTGTCTGTCAATTAATGCTTGCTTTCATCAGCGCTAACCGGTGTGGTTTGCGGAATGAATTCTTTTCCATCTTTTGCATAATCATATGCCCAACGGTGTACTTCAGGAATTTCACCGGCCCAGTTACCATGGCCAGGATTGATTGGTGTAGTCCACTCCAAGGTATTTGCACCCCAAGGATTTTGTGTTGTTACTTTTCTTCCTTTCCAGATGCTGTAGAAGAAGTTAAAGATGAACAGTATTTGTACAAGGAATACAATGATGGCTACGATACTGATGAATTTATTCAACCCGTCGTAATGCTTGAATGATTCCCAGATATCAAACTTGTAATAACGGCGTGGCACACCTGCCAAACCTTGATAGTGCATTGGCCAGAAGATGAGGTACGCACCGATCATAGTTACCCAGAAGTGAATATAGCCGAGTGTATTGTTGAGATAACGGCCATACATTTTCGGATACCAATGGTAAATACCTGCAAACATTCCGAACATACTTGCCACACCCATTACAATATGGAAGTGCGCAATTACGAAATATGTATCATGCAAATGAATATCCAATGCAGAGTTGCCAAGGAAGATACCTGTTAAACCACCGGAGATAAACAAGCTCACAAAACCCAATGCAAAAAGCATGGCAGGTGTAAAGCGGATATTACCTCTCCAGATAGTAGTTAACCAGTTAAATACTTTGATGGCACTTGGCACCGCAATCAACAACGTTAACAATACGAAGAACGCACCGAGGAACGGATTCAAACCCGTTACAAACATGTGGTGAGCCCAAACGAGGAACGCAAGAATTGTGATGGCGAACAATGAACCAATCATCGCCATGTAACCAAAGATTGGTTTACGGCTGTTTACTGATAGAATTTCTGATGCCATACCCATCGCCGGTAAGAGAATGATGTATACTTCAGGATGACCTAAGAACCAGAACAAGTGTTGATAGAGAATTGCACTACCACCTTCGTTCGGCAAAGCTTGTCCGTTTATATAGATATCACTTAAGTAGAAACTTGTTCCAAAGTGACGATCAAAGATCAATAAGATAAAACCTGAGAACAATACAGGGAATGATAATACACCCAATACCGCTGTAAAGAAGAATGCCCAGATAGTAAGTGGCAATCTTGTCATGCTCATACCTTTCGTACGCATGTTCAATACGGTTGCAATGTAGTTGAGACCTCCAAGTAATGATGATACTACGAACAAGGCCATTGACACAAGCCATAGATCCATCCCCACTTTTGAACCGGGCGATGCCTCACCCAATGCACTCAATGGAGGATAGGCTGTCCAGCCACCACTGAAAGGTCCGGTTTGTACAAACAAAGAAGACAACATGATAATACTGGCAGTAAAAAAGAACCAGTATGAAAGCATATTCAAAAATGGTGAAGCCATGTCTCTTGCACCAACCTGTAAAGGAATCAAGAAGTTAGAGAAGGTGCCACTCAACCCTGCAGTTAATACAAAGAATACCAACACGGTTCCGTGCATTGTTACTAATGCATAATAAGCTTCGGCCTGGAGTTGTCCGCCCTTAGCCCACTCACCAAGGAGTGTTTCCATCCAGGGGAATTTTGCATCGGGGTAGCCAAGTTGTAAACGGAAAATAACCGAAAACAAACCACCCAATAAAGCCCAGAACATACCGGTGATCAAAAACTGTTTTGCAATCGTTTTATGATCCTGGCTGAATACATACTTCGTCAAAAACGTCTCATGGTGATGACCATGATGCACCTCATCATGCGTTTCATGCGGAACGCTTACTACTGAAGTGTGTACGTGTGATGTCTCGTTGCTCATAATCTCTTTTTTATTCAGTTCTATTGACTATACAATTATTTATTCATGGCTACAGTTGTCTTAACTGCAGCGGGTACAGCTACCGTTGAATCAGCAGCAGGTTTAGCAGCCGCTGGATCTTTGTCGGGGAAAGCCGCATAATAGTTTGGCTTTTGTTTCGCCATCCAGATGTCAAACTCTTCCTGTGTAACTACTTCAATAATACCTTTCATTGAGTAGTGACCGTTTCCACACATCTGATCGCAGGAAATCTCAAATGCAAAATTAGGATTACCTGTGCGCTCTTTCATTTCTTTGGTTGTGTACTTAGGTGTAAACCAAAGTGTAGTAGGAATACCCGGCACAGCATCCATCTTTAAACGGAAATGGTTCAAACCAACATCATGAATTACATCACGGCTGCCAATGATCAATTTCACCGGACGGCCTTTAACGATGTACATAGTTTGTGTGGTTACCACATCATCAAAGTTGGTAGCATCAGCTTTCAGTTTCAGATCAGCATTATCCTCCCAGATCTGTCCGAACGGGTTGCTGTTTTCATCACTGATCACTTTAAAATATGTTTTACCGAATGTTTTATCTTTTCCGGGGTAACGCATCATCCAGCCAAACTGCTTTCCAACGATCTCCACTTCCAATGCGCCTTTCGGAGCATCAGATGTAATACGGAACCAGAAACGCAAACCAAATACAACGAGTACAGTTAAGAAGATAGCCGGTACAACTGT is part of the Lacibacter sediminis genome and harbors:
- the cyoE gene encoding heme o synthase is translated as MSSQPEDKKQVKSGVMGKIEDYKQLIKFTLSFTVVFSSVIAYMLAPNVVEYDFASILLLLLGGMLVTGSANAINQITEKDTDAVMKRTGNRPVASGRMSVQEATAFAFIAAIIGSLILWLYFSWYAAGLALLSLFIYGFVYTPLKKVNSIAVLVGAIPGALPCLIGWAAAYDGENFSWTGGWILFAIQFLWQFPHFWAIAWVAHTDYSKAGFKLLPSQQGPTKFTAIQTVIYSLLMIPVGMLPFFFNMSGVVSMWILVAANLFMVIQCVRLYFNMDVKNARRVMFSSYIYLPIVLLALLADKIAQ
- a CDS encoding cytochrome c oxidase subunit 3, with protein sequence MAQTVAANTKWWSGGKSPFNVEYGKLMMWYFLMSDAFTFGAFLIAYGTVRVSSISWPDPNFVFQSFPFLGNGLPLVFVSLMTFILIVSSVTMVLAVHEGHHGNKKGVVKWMIWTIIGGLAFLSCQAWEWNHLHHEGAWWGRNPFPNADGTVASSNFANFFFTITGFHGFHVFSGVVINIIVTIMAWRGVFERRGHYLMIEKIGLYWHFVDLVWVFVFLFFYLV
- a CDS encoding DUF420 domain-containing protein, which translates into the protein MSYSREHRRGKLPPAIEKNDKLAYILIFAVSIIVFVAVAFLSRVELKVNLGFDKHIFARLNALINTFVALLLLGALFAVKDKRYRTHKKLMLWAIGFSVMFLVSYICHHLFTGETSYGGSGLIKIVYYFILITHIVLAGLILPFILFTAYRGLTAEFHKHKKLARITWPLWLYVAVTGVIVFLMISPYYN
- a CDS encoding cytochrome c oxidase subunit II, translating into MTTTTYLIIAAALLVFIVIFQIAKASEYVSVLKGEETSRKQNNRINGFMLLGFMIVGFIGVYYCNKLLYKTTLFPQGSASVEGEKIDEMFMITTAVTGLVFVITQFLLFYFAWKYQEKEGRKAFFFPHNNKLELIWTVVPAIFLTVLVVFGLRFWFRITSDAPKGALEVEIVGKQFGWMMRYPGKDKTFGKTYFKVISDENSNPFGQIWEDNADLKLKADATNFDDVVTTQTMYIVKGRPVKLIIGSRDVIHDVGLNHFRLKMDAVPGIPTTLWFTPKYTTKEMKERTGNPNFAFEISCDQMCGNGHYSMKGIIEVVTQEEFDIWMAKQKPNYYAAFPDKDPAAAKPAADSTVAVPAAVKTTVAMNK
- a CDS encoding cytochrome C oxidase subunit IV family protein, which produces MEHQTFGGEVTIPHDAPGDDSKKRIWRTTWILSGITIVELALGYLLYGTDFSAGLDIAVKGVIVILSLAKAFYIVSIFMHLGDEIRNMIMTIVVPLALFIWFIIAFLWDGDSWKNLRNEYRPKDPVKYEQKVEPAHGGAHEGGLK
- a CDS encoding SCO family protein, producing MSKKGILGLLLAVGIPVTAYLIVKYQSEGVVDMPRHYFFDSVTEKTVKGKLVKDTVWHKVENFSFTNQLGKVVSVDSLKGKVLVVDYFFTRCPNPCPTLTRNMKKMQDAFLKTDSLVHFISLTVDPARDSVEALKRYADKYKVRHNNWWFLTGDKQTIYKLAYDEFKAATIDGGEVDTAFLHTNKFYLLDRDRVIRGWYDGTDSIAMAKMARDIGLLFLEKDKKKKRNLFRK
- a CDS encoding cytochrome c oxidase subunit I; its protein translation is MSNETSHVHTSVVSVPHETHDEVHHGHHHETFLTKYVFSQDHKTIAKQFLITGMFWALLGGLFSVIFRLQLGYPDAKFPWMETLLGEWAKGGQLQAEAYYALVTMHGTVLVFFVLTAGLSGTFSNFLIPLQVGARDMASPFLNMLSYWFFFTASIIMLSSLFVQTGPFSGGWTAYPPLSALGEASPGSKVGMDLWLVSMALFVVSSLLGGLNYIATVLNMRTKGMSMTRLPLTIWAFFFTAVLGVLSFPVLFSGFILLIFDRHFGTSFYLSDIYINGQALPNEGGSAILYQHLFWFLGHPEVYIILLPAMGMASEILSVNSRKPIFGYMAMIGSLFAITILAFLVWAHHMFVTGLNPFLGAFFVLLTLLIAVPSAIKVFNWLTTIWRGNIRFTPAMLFALGFVSLFISGGLTGIFLGNSALDIHLHDTYFVIAHFHIVMGVASMFGMFAGIYHWYPKMYGRYLNNTLGYIHFWVTMIGAYLIFWPMHYQGLAGVPRRYYKFDIWESFKHYDGLNKFISIVAIIVFLVQILFIFNFFYSIWKGRKVTTQNPWGANTLEWTTPINPGHGNWAGEIPEVHRWAYDYAKDGKEFIPQTTPVSADESKH
- a CDS encoding cytochrome c oxidase subunit 3, producing MEKVMSSERTQKMHPHKFTLWIAIGSITMMFAGFTSAYIVKSNQAGWEAVQVPKIFYLSTALIVLSSISIFLAQKAMAAREMARYRLLISVTAVLGLAFVATQFIGFSELWASKITFKDSVAGSFFYIITGVHALHVVGGIIALVVLFLRAYNTKTKFYSTAPVETAGLYWHFVDLLWIYLFAFFLLVS